The Rhizobium etli 8C-3 genome has a segment encoding these proteins:
- a CDS encoding flavodoxin family protein: MSHEILSSLDALEPRRGSPSPRLDEREFKKRFLNQFRDKAFADLAAEIDKVASAAWQAYLHSRKSPVTRKAGPNFFDPDYELSADWLKARRAVQEAQSRHEDANGPSRVLLINGSSRSEHTCPGELSKSYRMIQLAKQIFQENSDFKVKVLDLSRIASEYGRQIHPCKSCFSTAAPLCHWPCSCYPNYSLGQIHDWMNDIYPLWVEAHGIMIVTPVNWYATSSPLKLMMDRLVCADGGNPDPTSTHGKHAREAKAIEVKGWNYPRHLKDRLFSVVVHGDTEGAENVRRSVSDWLRSMELISAGALAEIDRYIGYWEAYATSHVTFEKDLDMQNEVRNAARTLRQAVIAKRRGNMIEAGRDVEHPRKK, encoded by the coding sequence ATGTCTCATGAAATTTTATCCAGCCTGGACGCCCTCGAACCGCGCAGGGGAAGTCCTAGTCCTCGTCTCGATGAGAGGGAATTCAAGAAGCGGTTCCTGAACCAGTTCAGGGACAAAGCTTTCGCAGATTTGGCAGCCGAAATCGATAAGGTGGCATCTGCAGCCTGGCAGGCCTATCTGCACTCCCGCAAGAGTCCAGTGACGAGGAAAGCTGGCCCGAATTTCTTCGACCCAGACTACGAGCTTTCTGCGGACTGGCTCAAGGCTCGGCGCGCGGTTCAGGAGGCGCAATCGCGCCACGAGGATGCAAATGGACCGTCGAGGGTGCTTTTGATCAATGGATCGTCGCGCAGCGAACACACCTGTCCCGGCGAACTATCGAAAAGTTACAGGATGATCCAACTGGCGAAGCAGATATTCCAGGAAAACTCCGATTTCAAAGTCAAGGTCCTCGACCTTAGCCGTATTGCGTCGGAATATGGGCGGCAGATCCATCCATGCAAGTCGTGCTTCTCCACAGCGGCACCCCTATGTCACTGGCCGTGCTCGTGCTATCCGAACTACTCTCTCGGGCAAATCCACGACTGGATGAACGACATCTATCCGCTGTGGGTCGAGGCACACGGCATCATGATCGTAACCCCAGTCAACTGGTACGCGACCTCCTCTCCACTGAAGCTCATGATGGACCGACTTGTTTGCGCAGACGGTGGCAATCCGGATCCGACAAGCACTCATGGCAAACACGCCCGCGAAGCAAAGGCAATTGAGGTAAAGGGGTGGAACTACCCCAGGCATCTCAAGGATCGCCTGTTCTCGGTCGTCGTCCACGGGGATACGGAAGGGGCAGAGAATGTCCGGCGAAGCGTATCAGACTGGTTGCGCTCGATGGAGCTGATCTCCGCCGGAGCGCTCGCTGAAATCGATCGCTACATCGGCTACTGGGAGGCATATGCCACCAGCCACGTCACCTTCGAAAAGGATCTCGATATGCAGAACGAGGTCCGAAACGCAGCAAGGACACTGCGCCAGGCCGTTATTGCAAAGCGTCGCGGCAATATGATCGAAGCTGGAAGAGACGTGGAGCATCCTCGCAAAAAATAG
- a CDS encoding ABC transporter ATP-binding protein — translation MGEAAKPVLSVNDLTISFLVDGQWKPVVRNIAFDVMPGETVAIVGESGSGKSVTSLSIMRLLARNQSRIDGKIVLNGKDVLALTEREMRHVRGNDAAMIFQEPMTSLNPVFTIGRQISEAITCHGDITRSEARRETIRLLEKVRIPNASSRFDEYPHQFSGGMRQRVMIAMALASRPKLLIADEPTTALDVTIQGQILDLIKLLQEEEGMSVLFITHDMGVVAEVSDRTIVMYRGEAVETGPTSDIFLRGKHPYTRALLSAVPRLGSMAGQKWPLRFPVVDTATGERSEPVAIADTVVGKTPVLEVQNLTTRFPVRGGLFGAKTGAIHAVENVSFELFQGETLSLVGESGCGKSTTGRSITRLVEPNGGKVSLDGYEVTSLDSSDLRRMRRSIQMIFQDPFASLNPRMTVGAAVAEPIIEHGLASRVEARNKAADLLVRVGLNADMMTRFPHEFSGGQRQRICIARALALDPKVIVADESVSALDVSIKAQVINLMLDLQQSLNLAFLFISHDMAVVERVSHRVAVMYLGEIVEIGPRAAIFGNPQHPYTKTLMAAVPVPDPDRRRMRRGLSTEELKSPIRPLDYVGPTPSYREVGAGHLVRLEPAWA, via the coding sequence ATGGGTGAAGCTGCAAAACCCGTGCTCTCGGTCAATGACCTGACGATCTCCTTCCTCGTCGATGGCCAATGGAAGCCGGTGGTCCGCAACATCGCCTTCGACGTCATGCCAGGTGAAACTGTGGCCATCGTGGGCGAAAGCGGCTCCGGCAAGAGCGTCACCTCGCTCTCGATCATGCGCCTGCTGGCCAGGAACCAGAGCCGCATTGACGGCAAGATCGTTCTGAACGGCAAGGACGTCCTTGCACTTACCGAAAGGGAGATGCGGCACGTGCGCGGCAATGATGCCGCAATGATTTTCCAGGAGCCGATGACGAGCCTCAATCCCGTTTTTACGATCGGCCGGCAGATTTCCGAAGCGATCACCTGTCACGGCGACATCACCCGGTCCGAGGCGCGGCGTGAAACGATCCGTCTTCTGGAAAAGGTCCGTATCCCGAATGCCTCCTCGCGCTTCGATGAATATCCTCACCAGTTTTCCGGAGGCATGCGCCAGCGGGTGATGATTGCCATGGCGCTTGCCTCCAGGCCGAAACTCTTGATCGCCGACGAACCAACGACGGCGCTCGACGTGACGATCCAGGGACAGATTCTCGACCTCATTAAATTACTGCAGGAAGAGGAAGGCATGTCCGTTCTCTTCATCACCCATGACATGGGCGTCGTCGCCGAAGTCTCGGACCGGACGATCGTGATGTATCGCGGCGAGGCAGTCGAAACCGGCCCGACCAGTGATATCTTCCTCCGCGGCAAGCACCCTTATACGCGCGCGTTGCTTTCGGCCGTGCCGCGATTGGGTTCAATGGCCGGTCAAAAATGGCCGCTCCGGTTTCCTGTTGTCGATACCGCAACTGGCGAGCGGAGCGAGCCCGTCGCGATCGCCGATACGGTCGTCGGCAAGACGCCGGTCCTCGAGGTCCAGAACCTCACCACGCGCTTTCCCGTTCGCGGCGGGCTTTTCGGTGCAAAGACCGGCGCCATTCATGCGGTCGAGAATGTCTCCTTCGAGCTTTTTCAGGGAGAGACCTTGTCGCTCGTCGGCGAATCTGGTTGCGGAAAATCGACCACAGGCCGATCGATCACCCGCCTTGTCGAACCGAACGGGGGAAAGGTCAGCCTTGACGGCTATGAGGTGACAAGCCTTGATTCCTCGGACCTGCGCCGCATGCGGCGCAGCATTCAGATGATCTTTCAAGATCCGTTTGCCAGCCTCAATCCGCGGATGACTGTGGGGGCAGCGGTCGCAGAGCCGATCATCGAGCATGGTCTCGCCAGCCGCGTCGAGGCTCGTAACAAGGCTGCCGACCTATTGGTACGTGTCGGTCTGAACGCGGATATGATGACGCGCTTTCCGCACGAGTTCTCCGGGGGGCAGCGTCAGCGCATCTGCATTGCCCGGGCCCTGGCGCTCGATCCGAAGGTGATCGTCGCCGATGAAAGCGTCTCGGCCCTCGACGTCTCGATCAAGGCGCAGGTCATCAATCTGATGCTGGACCTGCAGCAGAGCCTCAACCTCGCCTTCCTGTTCATCTCGCACGACATGGCCGTCGTCGAGCGCGTCAGCCATCGTGTTGCGGTCATGTATCTCGGCGAGATCGTCGAGATCGGTCCGCGCGCTGCCATCTTCGGCAACCCGCAGCACCCTTATACGAAGACGCTCATGGCAGCCGTTCCCGTGCCCGATCCGGATCGCCGGCGCATGAGACGCGGACTATCGACGGAGGAGCTGAAAAGTCCGATCCGACCGCTAGATTATGTCGGACCGACGCCCAGTTACCGCGAGGTCGGCGCTGGCCATCTCGTCCGGCTGGAACCTGCGTGGGCATAG
- a CDS encoding DUF1028 domain-containing protein yields the protein MTWSIVARDCETGQLGIAVASRFFAVGGLVPHIRGGIGAVATQAFVSPLYGVDGLAALASGQAPVEILRELTARDQGRDQRQFHLIDARGRNAAFTGARCIDWAGHLVGQDISVAGNMLDGPQVLEKTLAAYGKTSGLPLAERLLEAMQAGENAGGDKRGRQSAALLVYRDQDYPWLSIRADDHADPLGELRRLYAVAKERYLHVAETMATRQNPSGLIDRRVIDEKIAALEAARIAEGRPSASFATPLKLSHAKP from the coding sequence ATGACCTGGTCGATCGTTGCCCGTGACTGCGAAACCGGCCAGCTCGGCATTGCCGTTGCCAGCCGCTTCTTTGCCGTCGGCGGCCTAGTGCCGCATATTCGCGGAGGCATCGGCGCGGTTGCGACGCAGGCTTTCGTCAGCCCGCTATACGGTGTCGACGGTCTTGCTGCGCTCGCGTCAGGACAGGCTCCAGTAGAAATCCTGCGTGAATTGACCGCCCGCGACCAAGGCCGCGATCAGCGGCAGTTCCACTTAATCGACGCCAGGGGGCGGAATGCAGCTTTTACGGGCGCAAGATGTATCGATTGGGCAGGTCATCTTGTTGGGCAGGACATATCCGTGGCCGGAAATATGCTGGACGGACCGCAGGTGCTCGAAAAGACGCTCGCGGCCTATGGCAAGACGTCCGGGTTGCCGCTTGCCGAGCGGCTGCTGGAAGCCATGCAGGCCGGTGAAAATGCGGGCGGAGACAAGCGCGGCAGGCAATCGGCGGCCCTGCTCGTTTATCGCGATCAGGATTACCCCTGGCTCAGTATCCGCGCCGACGACCATGCCGACCCGCTTGGCGAACTTCGCCGCCTCTACGCCGTCGCAAAGGAGCGCTATCTGCATGTCGCCGAGACGATGGCGACGCGTCAAAACCCGAGCGGATTGATCGACCGCCGCGTGATCGACGAAAAGATCGCCGCCCTTGAAGCCGCACGTATCGCCGAAGGCCGCCCTTCGGCCTCCTTTGCAACGCCGCTTAAGCTTTCACACGCAAAACCATAA